One Dissulfuribacter thermophilus DNA window includes the following coding sequences:
- the tuf gene encoding elongation factor Tu, with the protein MSKQKFERTKPHVNVGTIGHIDHGKTTLTAAITRYLAEKGAAEFIPFDEIDKAPEERERGITIATAHVEYETDKRHYAHVDCPGHADYIKNMITGAAQMDGAILVVGADDGPMPQTREHILLARQVGVPAIVVFLNKCDMVDDEELIELVELELRELLSKYEFPGDEIPIIKGSALEALNNPNDPEKTKCIQELLDALDSYIPEPERDVDKPFLMPIEDVFSISGRGTVVTGRVERGVIKVGEEVEIVGLRPTQKTVCTGLEMFRKLLDEGRAGDNIGVLLRGVKRDEVERGQVVAKPGSITPHTKFEAEVYVLTKEEGGRHTPFFAGYRPQFYFRTTDVTGVVQLPEGVEMVMPGDNVKFTVELIQPIAMEEGLRFAVREGGRTVGAGVVTKILE; encoded by the coding sequence ATGAGCAAGCAGAAGTTTGAGCGTACGAAGCCACACGTAAACGTAGGTACCATCGGACACATCGACCACGGTAAGACTACACTTACAGCCGCCATAACAAGATATTTGGCAGAGAAGGGTGCTGCAGAGTTTATACCCTTTGATGAAATAGATAAGGCCCCTGAGGAAAGGGAAAGAGGAATTACTATTGCTACAGCACACGTTGAGTATGAGACTGACAAGCGTCACTATGCCCACGTGGATTGTCCGGGTCACGCAGACTATATCAAAAATATGATCACTGGTGCCGCACAGATGGACGGTGCCATATTGGTCGTGGGTGCAGATGACGGTCCAATGCCTCAGACCAGGGAGCACATCCTCCTTGCAAGGCAGGTTGGAGTCCCCGCTATCGTAGTGTTTTTGAATAAGTGCGATATGGTAGATGATGAAGAGCTTATTGAGCTCGTTGAGCTTGAGCTGAGGGAGCTTCTTTCTAAGTATGAATTCCCAGGAGACGAAATCCCAATCATCAAGGGTAGCGCACTAGAGGCATTGAACAATCCAAACGATCCAGAGAAGACCAAGTGTATCCAGGAGCTTTTGGATGCGCTTGATAGCTATATCCCAGAGCCTGAGCGCGACGTAGACAAGCCATTCTTGATGCCGATTGAGGACGTATTCAGCATCAGTGGACGTGGAACAGTTGTCACTGGTAGGGTAGAGCGCGGCGTAATAAAGGTTGGTGAAGAGGTAGAGATAGTAGGGCTTCGTCCGACCCAGAAGACAGTCTGTACTGGACTTGAGATGTTCCGTAAGCTTCTGGATGAGGGTCGCGCAGGAGACAACATTGGAGTCCTTCTCCGCGGTGTAAAGAGGGACGAGGTAGAGCGTGGTCAGGTAGTGGCAAAGCCTGGCAGTATCACACCTCATACCAAGTTTGAGGCTGAGGTATACGTACTCACCAAGGAAGAAGGTGGGCGTCATACTCCATTTTTCGCAGGGTATCGTCCTCAGTTCTACTTCAGGACAACAGATGTTACCGGTGTGGTTCAGTTGCCTGAGGGGGTTGAGATGGTGATGCCCGGTGACAACGTGAAGTTCACAGTGGAGCTTATACAGCCAATAGCAATGGAGGAAGGGCTACGCTTTGCAGTGCGCGAAGGTGGAAGGACCGTTGGTGCCGGCGTAGTTACCAAGATTCTTGAGTAA
- the rpsJ gene encoding 30S ribosomal protein S10 produces MPTQKIRIRLKAYDHKQLDQSVGEIVDTAKRTGARVAGPIPLPTKISRYTVLRSPHIDKKSREQFEMRVHKRLVDILEPTQQTIDALMKLELSAGVDVEIKL; encoded by the coding sequence ATCCCAACTCAAAAAATAAGAATTAGACTTAAGGCATATGACCATAAGCAGCTGGATCAATCAGTAGGCGAAATAGTGGATACAGCAAAAAGGACTGGTGCAAGGGTAGCCGGTCCAATTCCACTGCCTACAAAGATAAGTAGATACACTGTGTTGAGGTCTCCGCATATTGATAAAAAATCAAGAGAACAGTTCGAAATGAGGGTTCATAAGAGATTAGTAGATATCTTAGAACCCACGCAGCAAACTATTGATGCTCTAATGAAGCTTGAACTATCTGCTGGAGTTGATGTGGAGATTAAGTTGTAG
- the rplC gene encoding 50S ribosomal protein L3 — MAKINGMIGRKIGMTQLFDSFGQAVAVTVLEVGPCTVLQKKTSEREGYNALQLGYLKKPIKRLNMPERGHVQKAGLSHGFAVIKEVKVDNPDEFELGQELTLEDLDIREIIDIVGTTKGKGFQGTVKRHGFSRGRMGHGSKHHREMGSIGQSAFPSRIIKGKRMPGRMGGKRITIKDCMVVDVRPEENIVLVKGPVPGAKNQPILIRCK, encoded by the coding sequence ATGGCAAAGATAAATGGAATGATAGGGCGAAAAATTGGAATGACCCAACTGTTTGATTCCTTTGGCCAGGCAGTGGCTGTCACGGTGCTTGAGGTCGGCCCGTGCACGGTACTGCAGAAGAAGACCTCTGAACGAGAGGGCTATAATGCATTGCAGCTAGGGTATCTGAAAAAACCGATAAAAAGGCTGAATATGCCGGAAAGGGGTCATGTACAGAAAGCAGGCCTTTCCCATGGATTCGCAGTTATTAAAGAGGTTAAAGTAGACAATCCCGATGAGTTCGAACTGGGCCAGGAACTAACTTTAGAGGATCTGGATATTAGAGAGATTATAGACATTGTTGGAACAACAAAAGGGAAAGGTTTTCAAGGGACAGTAAAGAGACACGGCTTTTCCCGTGGTAGAATGGGGCATGGTTCTAAACACCACAGAGAAATGGGATCAATAGGACAGAGTGCCTTTCCTTCAAGGATAATTAAGGGTAAGAGGATGCCAGGAAGGATGGGCGGTAAAAGGATAACCATTAAAGACTGTATGGTGGTAGATGTCAGGCCAGAGGAAAATATTGTCCTAGTAAAGGGACCTGTCCCAGGTGCCAAGAATCAACCTATATTAATACGTTGCAAATAG
- the rplD gene encoding 50S ribosomal protein L4, with product MPTLDVYNSNKEKVGQIEVSDTVFGVEVKSGLIQEVVRWQMARRRQGTACTKNRSEVSGSGRKPFRQKGTGRARAGSNTSPLWKRGGTVFGPKPRDYSYSLPKKVRKLGLRMALSGKVKDSKLWVLRDFGLEQIKTKEVVSILKRFGIEKAVIITSGSDEKLEKSARNIPYVKVLRHEGLNVYDLVRYSDVLIHEPAMELIEKRLQS from the coding sequence ATGCCCACCCTTGATGTATATAATTCAAATAAAGAAAAGGTCGGACAGATTGAGGTAAGCGACACTGTTTTCGGTGTAGAGGTAAAAAGTGGTTTAATACAAGAGGTGGTGCGCTGGCAGATGGCCAGGAGGCGTCAGGGCACGGCATGCACCAAAAACAGATCAGAAGTTAGCGGAAGTGGTAGAAAACCATTTCGTCAGAAAGGAACTGGCCGTGCGAGAGCGGGTAGTAATACATCACCTCTGTGGAAGAGGGGTGGTACTGTATTCGGACCAAAGCCAAGGGACTACAGTTATTCCCTTCCTAAGAAGGTGAGGAAGCTGGGATTAAGGATGGCTCTCAGTGGAAAGGTCAAAGATTCAAAGTTGTGGGTCCTGAGAGATTTTGGGCTTGAACAAATTAAGACTAAAGAAGTAGTGAGCATTTTGAAAAGATTTGGGATAGAAAAGGCAGTAATTATTACGTCAGGCTCTGATGAGAAACTGGAAAAATCAGCAAGAAACATCCCTTATGTTAAGGTGTTGAGGCATGAGGGATTAAATGTATACGATTTGGTACGGTATTCAGACGTACTAATCCATGAACCTGCAATGGAGTTGATCGAAAAGAGGCTTCAATCATGA
- the rplW gene encoding 50S ribosomal protein L23 has product MKSVYTILKKPRITEKATFQKELANQVVFEVDPTANKIEIKEAVEKIFKVRVKSVNTVNVKGKPKRVGRHFGRRSSYKKAIVTLYEGETIEFIEGV; this is encoded by the coding sequence ATGAAAAGTGTTTACACAATACTAAAAAAGCCAAGGATTACAGAAAAGGCCACCTTTCAAAAGGAATTAGCAAATCAGGTGGTCTTTGAGGTTGATCCAACTGCAAATAAAATTGAAATAAAGGAAGCAGTTGAGAAGATTTTTAAGGTTAGGGTTAAATCAGTAAATACTGTCAATGTGAAGGGTAAACCCAAAAGAGTTGGTAGGCACTTTGGAAGGCGTTCATCATATAAAAAAGCAATAGTGACCCTGTATGAGGGTGAGACTATAGAGTTTATTGAGGGTGTGTGA
- the rplB gene encoding 50S ribosomal protein L2 produces the protein MPIIKYKPTTPSRRFMTFLRDPEITKKEPEKSLIEPLKKTGGRNNLGRVTCRHRGGGHKRKYRIIDFKRNKVGVPAKVTAIEYDPNRSARIALLQYADGEKRYILAPLGLAVGDQVISDEFTDVKPGNCMPLKNIPLGTLVHNVEMRPGKGGQVVRSAGAAAQVVAKEGKYVQLRLPSGEVRMFLETCRATIGQVGNLDHENVTIGKAGRTRWLGRRPKVRGVAMNPVDHPMGGGEGKSSGGRHPCSPWGWPTKGYKTRKANKPSDKFIVRRRK, from the coding sequence ATGCCAATTATCAAATATAAACCAACAACTCCATCAAGACGCTTCATGACCTTTTTGAGGGACCCGGAGATTACTAAAAAGGAGCCGGAGAAGTCCCTTATTGAGCCGTTAAAGAAAACGGGGGGAAGGAATAATCTCGGACGTGTAACCTGTAGGCACCGTGGTGGTGGACATAAAAGAAAGTATAGGATCATAGATTTTAAGCGTAATAAGGTTGGGGTGCCAGCAAAGGTAACTGCAATTGAATATGATCCAAATCGTTCAGCCAGAATTGCCCTGCTCCAGTACGCTGATGGGGAGAAGCGATACATTTTGGCACCACTGGGTCTGGCAGTTGGAGACCAGGTAATTTCGGACGAATTTACTGACGTAAAACCGGGCAATTGCATGCCATTAAAAAATATTCCGCTTGGTACTCTAGTACACAATGTAGAGATGCGACCTGGCAAAGGCGGGCAGGTAGTACGTTCAGCAGGAGCGGCAGCTCAGGTTGTTGCAAAAGAAGGCAAATATGTACAGTTAAGGCTACCTAGCGGCGAAGTGAGGATGTTCCTGGAAACATGTAGGGCTACTATTGGTCAGGTCGGAAACCTAGATCATGAAAATGTTACAATCGGTAAAGCTGGTAGAACCAGATGGCTGGGACGTAGGCCCAAGGTAAGGGGTGTTGCAATGAACCCAGTTGATCACCCCATGGGTGGTGGTGAAGGAAAGTCTTCTGGTGGACGCCATCCCTGTAGTCCATGGGGCTGGCCCACTAAGGGATATAAGACTAGGAAAGCTAATAAGCCGAGTGATAAATTTATAGTCAGAAGAAGGAAATAG
- the rpsS gene encoding 30S ribosomal protein S19 encodes MPRSLKKGPFIDDHLLKKVLKARETNDKKVIKTWSRRSTIIPEMVGLTFAVHNGRKFIPVFVTENMVGHKLGEFAPTRTFYGHAGDKKSKVKK; translated from the coding sequence GTGCCACGCTCTCTGAAAAAGGGACCTTTTATAGACGACCATCTGTTAAAAAAGGTTTTAAAAGCAAGAGAAACAAATGACAAAAAGGTCATTAAGACCTGGTCTAGGAGGTCCACCATCATTCCAGAGATGGTCGGACTAACATTTGCCGTACACAACGGCAGGAAGTTTATACCTGTGTTTGTAACAGAGAACATGGTTGGACATAAGCTGGGTGAATTTGCACCAACGCGTACGTTTTACGGCCACGCTGGTGACAAGAAATCTAAGGTGAAGAAATAG
- the rplV gene encoding 50S ribosomal protein L22, which yields MEAKAIARNIRISPQKARLVADCVRGKPVDEALNTLSSLPKKGARIIKKVLESALANADQNPNIDVDSLYIKRIYVDKGPILKRWKPRAMGRAYGIRHRLSHITIVLDEA from the coding sequence ATGGAAGCAAAGGCAATAGCTCGAAATATTAGGATTTCACCTCAGAAGGCTCGACTAGTTGCAGACTGTGTACGCGGTAAGCCAGTAGATGAGGCGCTCAATACACTATCGTCACTACCTAAAAAGGGTGCGCGTATTATAAAGAAGGTACTGGAGAGCGCACTAGCAAATGCTGATCAGAATCCAAATATAGACGTGGATTCCCTGTACATTAAGAGGATATATGTGGATAAAGGCCCAATATTAAAGAGGTGGAAGCCACGCGCTATGGGAAGGGCCTACGGCATCAGACATAGGTTGTCTCATATTACCATTGTACTTGATGAGGCATAA
- the rpsC gene encoding 30S ribosomal protein S3 has translation MGQKVNPKGLRLGITRTWDSRWYAEQDFPKLVFEDARIRRYIKDRVYHAGVSKIEIERAAQRIRVIIHAARPGIIIGKKGVEIDALKKGLEKLIKKTVLLDIIEVRRPETDAQLVAENVASQLERRISFRRAMKRAVGLAQKFGAQGIKIMTAGRLGGAEMARREWYLHGRVPLHTLRADIDYGFAEAKTTYGVIGVKVWIFKGEVFSDSEIGDAAATSI, from the coding sequence TTGGGCCAGAAGGTAAATCCAAAAGGATTAAGATTAGGAATTACGAGGACTTGGGACTCCAGGTGGTATGCGGAGCAGGATTTTCCCAAATTAGTCTTTGAAGACGCCCGCATCCGTCGATACATTAAGGATAGAGTTTACCATGCTGGAGTATCAAAAATCGAGATTGAAAGGGCAGCCCAGCGTATCAGAGTCATTATACATGCTGCACGGCCTGGAATTATTATAGGAAAGAAGGGTGTAGAAATAGACGCCCTTAAAAAGGGTCTGGAAAAGCTTATCAAGAAAACGGTCCTTCTAGATATTATTGAAGTTAGGAGACCAGAGACTGATGCCCAATTAGTGGCTGAAAATGTCGCAAGCCAACTAGAAAGGCGAATTTCCTTCAGGCGTGCAATGAAGAGAGCAGTAGGGCTCGCACAGAAGTTTGGCGCACAAGGTATAAAAATTATGACAGCTGGGCGACTAGGTGGTGCTGAAATGGCTAGACGCGAATGGTACCTACACGGACGAGTCCCCTTGCACACTCTTAGGGCCGATATTGATTATGGTTTTGCAGAGGCAAAAACAACATATGGCGTTATTGGTGTAAAGGTTTGGATCTTCAAAGGAGAAGTTTTTTCCGATAGTGAAATAGGAGACGCGGCTGCAACATCAATATGA
- the rplP gene encoding 50S ribosomal protein L16 — MLSPKKIKYRKHQKGRIRGVATRGNQLAFGDYGLKALGCGRITAQQIEAARIAITRHVKRRGKIWIRIFPDKPVTKKPAETRMGSGKGNVEFWVAPVKAGRILYEMEGVSEEVALEALRLAQYKLPIPTKIVKRSDYL, encoded by the coding sequence ATGCTTAGCCCAAAGAAAATAAAATATCGTAAACATCAAAAAGGCAGAATTAGAGGCGTCGCGACAAGGGGTAATCAGCTCGCCTTTGGTGATTACGGCTTAAAGGCCTTAGGCTGTGGTAGGATTACAGCTCAGCAGATCGAGGCAGCTCGTATTGCTATTACCCGTCACGTCAAGAGACGTGGCAAGATTTGGATCAGAATTTTTCCAGATAAACCTGTTACTAAGAAGCCAGCTGAGACGAGGATGGGAAGCGGAAAGGGAAATGTCGAATTCTGGGTCGCACCAGTAAAAGCTGGTCGTATTTTATATGAAATGGAAGGTGTAAGTGAGGAAGTAGCCCTTGAGGCCCTTAGACTTGCACAGTATAAGCTTCCAATTCCCACAAAGATAGTTAAGAGGAGTGATTATCTATGA
- the rpmC gene encoding 50S ribosomal protein L29 yields the protein MKSAEELRELSVEELEKEAEGLRQELFNLKFQHATHQLENVMRIRHVRRQIARVLTIINEKRSGQK from the coding sequence ATGAAATCGGCTGAGGAACTTAGGGAATTATCTGTTGAGGAACTAGAAAAAGAGGCTGAGGGGCTCAGACAGGAACTATTTAATTTAAAGTTCCAACATGCGACTCATCAGCTTGAGAACGTAATGCGGATTCGGCATGTGAGAAGGCAGATTGCTAGAGTGCTAACGATCATAAATGAGAAACGCTCCGGACAAAAATAA
- the rpsQ gene encoding 30S ribosomal protein S17 has product MSDKKGLRRVLTGTVTSDKMDNTVVVTVIRRFRHPIYGKFVQRRKKYMAHDAGNQCKIGDRVAIEESRPMSKRKRWVVQKILERAM; this is encoded by the coding sequence ATGAGTGACAAAAAGGGACTAAGGAGAGTTTTGACAGGCACTGTAACCAGCGACAAAATGGACAACACTGTAGTAGTTACTGTAATTCGCCGGTTCAGACATCCTATATACGGTAAGTTCGTTCAACGGAGAAAGAAATACATGGCACATGATGCCGGGAATCAGTGCAAAATCGGCGATAGAGTTGCGATTGAAGAATCCCGACCCATGAGTAAAAGGAAACGTTGGGTCGTTCAAAAAATATTAGAACGGGCTATGTAG
- the rplN gene encoding 50S ribosomal protein L14 yields the protein MIQQETILNVADNSGAKKVCCIKVLGGTRRRYARIGDVIVVSVKEAMPNSKVKKGDVARAVIVRTKKEQARPDGSRIRFDENAAVIINQYGEPVGTRIFGPVARELRAKRFMKIISLAPEVL from the coding sequence ATGATTCAACAGGAAACAATTTTAAATGTCGCAGACAACTCAGGAGCAAAAAAAGTTTGTTGTATAAAGGTCCTAGGAGGCACTAGGCGACGCTATGCCAGAATTGGGGATGTTATTGTGGTATCTGTGAAGGAAGCAATGCCCAATTCAAAGGTAAAAAAGGGCGATGTGGCTAGGGCTGTGATTGTCAGGACCAAAAAGGAACAGGCACGCCCAGACGGGTCCAGAATTAGATTTGATGAGAATGCAGCTGTTATAATCAATCAATACGGAGAGCCTGTAGGAACACGTATTTTTGGTCCAGTAGCAAGAGAACTAAGGGCCAAGAGATTCATGAAGATAATATCTTTAGCTCCAGAGGTTCTTTAA
- the rplX gene encoding 50S ribosomal protein L24 — MLKYKIRRNDRVMVIAGKDRGKVGKVKKVLPRKARAIVEGVNIIKKHQKPTPGNQGGIVEKEASIHISNLMLICPKCTDPVRVGYKVLEDGSKVRVCKKCGEAIPVEEK; from the coding sequence ATGCTCAAGTATAAGATCAGAAGAAACGATCGGGTAATGGTGATAGCTGGAAAAGACCGGGGGAAGGTTGGTAAGGTTAAGAAGGTTCTCCCCAGAAAGGCTAGGGCTATTGTCGAAGGCGTGAATATTATAAAAAAACACCAAAAGCCAACCCCTGGTAACCAAGGTGGAATAGTAGAAAAGGAAGCATCCATTCACATCTCAAATCTCATGTTAATTTGTCCAAAATGCACAGATCCCGTGAGGGTTGGCTACAAGGTTTTGGAAGACGGATCCAAGGTAAGAGTCTGTAAAAAGTGTGGGGAAGCTATACCTGTTGAAGAGAAGTAG
- the rplE gene encoding 50S ribosomal protein L5, whose protein sequence is MVLLEQKYKEECIPALMERYGYKNPFQVPRIEKVSLNMGLGEAIQNPKLLDAAVEELTLIAGQRAVVTRAKKSIAAFKVRAGMPIGCRVTLRKQRMWDFLTKLIHLAIPRVRDFRGISRKAFDGKGNYTLGIKEHIIFPEIDYDKVDKVKGLNCTIVTTAKTDEEALVLLETLGMPFRK, encoded by the coding sequence ATGGTACTCTTAGAGCAAAAATATAAAGAGGAATGCATACCAGCCCTCATGGAACGTTATGGATACAAGAATCCGTTCCAGGTCCCTAGGATCGAAAAGGTTAGTCTCAATATGGGGCTTGGAGAGGCGATCCAAAATCCTAAATTATTGGATGCCGCAGTTGAGGAACTCACTCTAATTGCTGGACAACGGGCAGTAGTTACCAGGGCAAAGAAGTCCATTGCGGCATTCAAGGTCAGGGCAGGTATGCCTATTGGATGCAGAGTAACCCTTAGGAAACAACGCATGTGGGACTTCTTGACAAAGTTAATTCATCTTGCAATTCCGAGGGTCAGGGATTTTAGAGGGATCTCCAGAAAGGCCTTTGATGGGAAGGGCAATTATACTCTAGGAATTAAGGAACATATAATCTTTCCTGAAATCGACTATGATAAAGTTGACAAGGTTAAAGGTTTAAACTGTACCATCGTCACCACGGCCAAAACTGATGAAGAGGCTCTGGTCTTGTTAGAGACCTTGGGAATGCCCTTTAGAAAATAG
- a CDS encoding type Z 30S ribosomal protein S14 encodes MARKALYYKALREPKFKVRKYNRCPICGRPRAFLRKFGICRICFRTMASKGLIPGVTKASW; translated from the coding sequence TTGGCTCGAAAGGCATTATATTACAAGGCATTAAGAGAACCTAAATTCAAGGTGCGTAAATACAATCGGTGCCCAATATGCGGCAGGCCAAGGGCATTTTTGAGAAAATTTGGCATTTGTAGAATATGTTTCAGAACTATGGCCTCAAAGGGACTTATCCCTGGGGTCACCAAAGCAAGCTGGTAA
- the rpsH gene encoding 30S ribosomal protein S8: MSLTDTIADMLTRIRNACMARHEKVDIPASKMKIGIAKLMKEHGYIQNYKLIKDGKQGILRITLRYHEGKPVILGLERISKPGRRQYRSSKDLPKIRNGFGMAVISTSKGLMTDEQARKAGVGGEVVCAIW, encoded by the coding sequence ATGTCATTGACTGACACAATAGCAGATATGCTCACCAGAATAAGAAATGCCTGTATGGCTAGGCACGAGAAGGTAGATATTCCAGCTTCCAAGATGAAGATTGGAATCGCCAAGCTCATGAAGGAGCATGGCTACATTCAAAATTACAAACTCATCAAGGACGGAAAGCAGGGTATACTGAGAATCACCCTTAGATATCATGAGGGAAAGCCAGTCATTCTTGGCCTTGAACGAATTAGTAAGCCCGGTAGAAGGCAGTATAGGTCATCTAAAGACCTCCCAAAGATTCGAAATGGTTTTGGCATGGCCGTGATATCAACGTCAAAGGGCCTTATGACAGACGAGCAAGCGAGAAAGGCAGGCGTGGGAGGCGAAGTTGTCTGCGCTATTTGGTAG
- the rplF gene encoding 50S ribosomal protein L6 gives MSRIGRMPIKIPSGVEVSLKDRTITVKGPKGTLERDIPDPIEVEVSNDEILCKRPSDDRRIRALHGLTRALINNMVVGVSQGFTKELLVIGVGYKVEEKGQNLVFHLGYSHPIEFPLPKGIKATVERQKEIKVRLEGTDKEVLGLVASKIRSLRPPEPYKGKGIQYVDETIIRKAGKAGAK, from the coding sequence ATGTCTCGAATAGGAAGAATGCCAATAAAAATACCATCAGGGGTTGAAGTCAGCCTGAAAGATAGGACGATTACAGTAAAGGGTCCTAAGGGTACATTAGAAAGGGATATACCCGATCCCATTGAAGTAGAAGTATCCAATGATGAGATCCTTTGCAAAAGGCCATCGGATGATCGTAGGATAAGGGCCCTACACGGACTTACCCGTGCTTTGATCAATAACATGGTAGTTGGGGTAAGTCAGGGATTTACGAAGGAACTGCTTGTCATTGGCGTTGGTTACAAGGTAGAGGAGAAGGGACAAAATCTAGTTTTTCATTTAGGATATTCTCATCCCATTGAATTTCCCTTGCCCAAGGGGATTAAGGCGACGGTGGAGCGTCAAAAAGAGATTAAGGTCCGTCTTGAGGGAACAGATAAGGAAGTTCTAGGGCTTGTTGCATCAAAGATCAGATCCCTCAGGCCACCTGAGCCATACAAGGGCAAAGGAATTCAGTATGTCGATGAAACCATAATTAGGAAAGCAGGAAAGGCTGGAGCGAAGTAA
- the rplR gene encoding 50S ribosomal protein L18 — translation MKALKKKVKARLRRKMRIRKRLSGTPDRPRLAVFRSAKHIYAQIIDDTKGVTIVSASSLSPEIRDRLGECKGKKEVAKLVGELIAKRALEKDVKKVAFDRGGYKYHGRVKALADGARETGLEF, via the coding sequence ATGAAGGCGTTGAAAAAAAAGGTAAAAGCAAGACTTCGTAGGAAGATGAGAATAAGAAAAAGACTATCAGGTACTCCTGATAGGCCGAGGTTGGCAGTATTTAGGTCTGCCAAGCACATATATGCACAGATCATAGATGACACCAAGGGTGTTACAATCGTCTCGGCTAGTTCACTCAGTCCAGAGATCAGGGATAGGCTTGGTGAATGCAAAGGAAAAAAAGAGGTCGCTAAACTCGTAGGTGAACTGATTGCTAAGCGAGCCTTAGAAAAAGACGTAAAAAAGGTAGCTTTTGATAGAGGCGGCTACAAATACCATGGTAGAGTTAAAGCTCTGGCAGACGGAGCTAGGGAAACAGGACTCGAATTTTAA
- the rpsE gene encoding 30S ribosomal protein S5 has translation MAFDDLREGQEIQYIEKIVFINRVAKVVKGGRRFSFSALAVVGDGNGRVGYGLGKAKEVPEALRKATDKAKKSMIPVPLSGTTIPHEVIGHFGAGKVLLKPASPGTGVIAGAIVRAIMEALGVKDILTKCLGSNNPHNVVKATFDALNQIAKTIEMAKVRGKDLSHITIPE, from the coding sequence ATGGCCTTTGATGATTTAAGAGAAGGGCAGGAAATTCAATACATTGAGAAAATTGTTTTCATAAATCGCGTCGCAAAGGTTGTTAAAGGTGGTCGACGCTTCAGCTTTAGTGCGCTGGCTGTAGTAGGTGATGGTAATGGGCGTGTTGGATATGGGCTCGGCAAAGCCAAAGAGGTACCGGAGGCCCTTAGAAAAGCTACTGACAAGGCAAAGAAGTCCATGATTCCAGTTCCATTGAGTGGTACTACAATACCGCACGAAGTAATTGGGCATTTTGGAGCTGGTAAAGTGTTGTTAAAGCCTGCTTCTCCAGGTACTGGAGTTATTGCTGGCGCCATTGTCAGGGCAATTATGGAGGCTTTGGGGGTAAAGGATATTCTCACTAAGTGTTTAGGTTCCAATAATCCACATAATGTAGTCAAGGCTACCTTTGATGCCCTGAATCAGATTGCAAAGACCATTGAAATGGCTAAGGTCAGGGGCAAGGATCTATCACATATTACGATTCCAGAATAA
- the rplO gene encoding 50S ribosomal protein L15, giving the protein MTLSNLTPFSGSRKNRKRVGRGPGSGHGKTACRGQKGQKSRSGASIPAGFQGGQMPLYRQLPKRGFKNPFKKEYGVLNVGAIDQLEVDTIDLQVAQKMGLVKKRHNLFKILGEGEINRPVKVVAHAVSESARKKIEAAGGQIEILS; this is encoded by the coding sequence TTGACATTAAGTAATTTGACGCCATTCTCTGGGTCACGAAAAAATAGGAAAAGGGTTGGTAGAGGCCCTGGCTCAGGGCACGGAAAGACTGCCTGTAGAGGGCAGAAGGGGCAGAAATCAAGATCTGGAGCGTCCATCCCCGCTGGGTTCCAGGGCGGTCAGATGCCTCTCTATAGACAATTACCCAAACGTGGATTTAAAAATCCTTTTAAAAAGGAATATGGCGTATTGAATGTAGGCGCCATTGATCAGCTTGAAGTAGACACTATAGATCTACAAGTTGCCCAAAAAATGGGGCTAGTTAAAAAACGCCATAATCTCTTTAAAATCCTCGGTGAAGGTGAAATCAACCGCCCAGTCAAGGTAGTGGCTCACGCAGTTAGCGAATCTGCAAGGAAGAAAATCGAGGCCGCTGGCGGACAGATTGAAATCCTTAGTTAG